From the genome of Papaver somniferum cultivar HN1 chromosome 2, ASM357369v1, whole genome shotgun sequence, one region includes:
- the LOC113352382 gene encoding uncharacterized protein LOC113352382 produces MRIYKLPDKNIEELEKVQRQFWWNKESEKGIIITAWRNLCKDKDPGRLGFRDMKCFNITLQARSTWIACKKESQLWEKALKEKHFPDYSLLHAPEKNNTTLAWKNMYSTVAFTKRFSFWQLGDVKRIYIWMEKWVLRDTPKVKCIYRNGYLMADATECMAAALEVLRWSVSEQLECYGK; encoded by the exons ATGAGAATATATAAGTTGCCAGACAAAAATATTGAAGAACTAGAAAAGGTCCAAAGACAGTTCTGGTGGAACAAAGAATCTGAAAAGGGTATAATCATCACAGCTTGGAGGAATTTATGTAAGGACAAAGATCCTGGAAGATTGGGTTTTAGGGATATGAAGTGCTTTAATATAACTTTACAGGCAAGATCAACTTGGATAGCATGTAAGAAGGAGAGTCAATTATGGGAAAAAGCTTTAAAGGAAAAGCATTTTCCAGATTATTCACTTCTTCATGCACCAGAAAAGAATAACACTACTTTGGCATGGAAGAACATGTACAGTACTGTTGCTTTCACCAAAAGATTTAGCTTCTGGCAATTGGGGGATGTCAAAAGAATTTATATATGGATGGAAAAATGGGTTCTTAG GGACACACCAAAGGTCAAGTGCATCTACAGAAATGGATATCTGATGGCGGATGCGACAGAATGTATGGCTGCTGCTTTGGAGGTATTAAGATGGTCCGTGAGTGAACAACTGGAAT GTTATGGAAAGTAA